In Leptolyngbya sp. KIOST-1, one DNA window encodes the following:
- a CDS encoding iron uptake porin — protein sequence MLPSDWAFQALQSLVENYGCIQGYPDRTFRGQRALTRFEFAAGLNACLDVIATLIAQSGIDPEDLAAIRRLQQEFQAELATLRGRVDALEAETATLRAQQFSTTTKLRGEAVFNLITPFDTLAPETSTSVASRARLNFDTSFSGRDRLRIRLQAGDGNAITGGPGNPLGGLATAAGGGFNVDVTTFAYSFPLGNRINATVSARGNAGRDWVNPATRPFDGPSVANAGRVQFYDTFGSTSNGAGVGLNIAFTDNLILDLGYTASNPGGATNPAVGIAAARNQSYIAQLNLVNAGILNLAAAYLHSDGAAAGFAVPTATDTFAGLVNLNFGGFFIAGHGAFTSFTGGDDFSWTAGLGINNFLVEGARFGVYGGQLPTASRPQCADSRVAARPGAGPHPDGDQPDWQLSHGGGSRRRRAGRSGHSLRLSAL from the coding sequence GTGCTGCCCTCGGACTGGGCCTTCCAAGCGCTGCAAAGCCTAGTGGAGAACTATGGCTGCATCCAGGGTTATCCCGATCGCACCTTCCGGGGTCAGCGTGCCCTGACCCGCTTTGAGTTTGCTGCCGGTCTGAACGCCTGCCTGGATGTGATCGCTACCCTGATTGCCCAATCGGGCATTGACCCCGAAGATTTGGCTGCCATCCGCCGCCTACAGCAAGAGTTCCAAGCCGAATTGGCCACCCTGCGCGGTCGTGTCGATGCTCTGGAAGCCGAAACCGCGACCCTGCGGGCTCAGCAGTTCTCGACTACCACCAAACTGCGCGGTGAGGCGGTATTCAACTTAATCACGCCCTTTGACACCCTGGCTCCCGAAACCAGCACCAGTGTTGCCTCTCGGGCTCGTCTGAACTTTGACACGAGTTTTTCCGGTCGCGATCGCCTGCGCATTCGTCTACAGGCCGGGGATGGTAACGCTATCACGGGTGGCCCCGGCAACCCTCTGGGCGGTCTAGCTACCGCTGCTGGCGGTGGCTTTAACGTCGATGTCACCACCTTCGCCTACAGCTTTCCCCTCGGCAACCGCATCAATGCTACTGTTTCTGCGCGAGGCAACGCTGGCAGGGACTGGGTAAACCCCGCTACCCGCCCCTTCGATGGCCCTTCCGTGGCCAACGCGGGTCGCGTTCAGTTCTATGACACCTTTGGCAGCACGTCTAACGGTGCTGGCGTTGGCCTGAACATCGCCTTCACCGACAACCTGATTCTGGACTTGGGCTACACCGCTTCGAATCCTGGCGGTGCTACCAACCCTGCCGTTGGTATTGCCGCTGCCCGAAACCAGAGCTACATCGCTCAGCTTAATCTGGTCAACGCTGGAATTCTCAATTTAGCGGCGGCCTATCTGCACAGTGATGGTGCGGCCGCTGGCTTTGCGGTTCCCACCGCCACCGATACCTTTGCAGGGCTGGTGAACCTCAACTTTGGCGGGTTCTTTATCGCTGGCCACGGGGCGTTTACCTCGTTCACCGGGGGAGACGACTTTAGCTGGACGGCGGGTCTCGGGATCAACAACTTCCTGGTGGAAGGCGCAAGATTTGGCGTGTACGGTGGTCAACTACCCACTGCCAGTCGTCCGCAATGTGCTGATTCCAGAGTCGCTGCCCGCCCTGGTGCTGGGCCTCACCCTGATGGTGATCAGCCTGATTGGCAACTCAGCCATGGCGGGGGTAGTCGGCGGCGGCGGGCTGGGCGATCTGGCCATTCGCTACGGCTTTCAGCGCTTTGA
- a CDS encoding carbonic anhydrase, whose product MEKLLQGLREFQENYLPDRQELIRQLAKGQHPRVLFIGCSDSRVDPTIITQAEIGDLFIIRNAGNIIPPYEATNGGEGATIEYAMEALDIRQVIVCGHTQCGAMKGLLQIGELEEKMPLVYHWLHHTEATRKLVEDHYSHLDKKEKLNLLVAQNVLTQIDNLQTYPSVRSKLHTGDLAIHGWIYEIESAQLLAYDEETRTFVPPHSKIYADLEQAKSLKPGGLSLSVDNSHKPGAGAPAVALPTFSEPVQPHWPGANRLSPEQAARIYGRAEA is encoded by the coding sequence ATGGAAAAGCTGCTGCAAGGTCTGCGTGAGTTTCAGGAAAACTACCTTCCCGATCGCCAGGAGCTGATTCGGCAGTTGGCCAAGGGGCAGCATCCGAGGGTTTTGTTTATTGGCTGCTCCGACTCGCGGGTGGACCCCACCATTATCACCCAGGCCGAGATCGGCGATCTGTTCATTATTCGCAACGCGGGCAATATCATTCCTCCCTACGAGGCCACCAACGGCGGCGAAGGGGCCACCATCGAGTACGCCATGGAGGCGCTGGACATTCGCCAGGTGATTGTCTGCGGGCACACCCAGTGCGGGGCCATGAAGGGGCTATTGCAGATTGGTGAACTGGAGGAAAAAATGCCCCTGGTTTACCATTGGCTGCATCACACCGAAGCCACTCGCAAGCTGGTGGAAGACCACTACAGCCACCTGGACAAAAAAGAAAAGCTCAACCTGCTGGTGGCCCAGAACGTGCTCACCCAGATCGACAATCTGCAAACCTACCCCTCGGTGCGATCGAAGCTGCACACCGGCGACCTGGCCATCCACGGCTGGATCTACGAAATCGAAAGCGCCCAACTGCTGGCCTACGACGAAGAAACCCGCACCTTTGTCCCGCCCCACAGCAAAATTTACGCTGACCTGGAGCAGGCTAAAAGCCTCAAACCCGGCGGCCTCTCCCTCAGCGTTGACAACAGCCACAAGCCCGGTGCCGGTGCCCCCGCCGTAGCGCTGCCCACATTTTCCGAGCCAGTGCAGCCCCACTGGCCCGGTGCCAACCGCCTTAGCCCTGAGCAGGCCGCCCGCATCTACGGACGGGCTGAGGCTTAG
- a CDS encoding Calvin cycle protein CP12 — protein sequence MSVDSKDFQDELQKAIDYAHQITAEKGETSPEAAAAWDVVEEMRAEVSHQHQKPKKTGFDQYLEENPEAPEGLMYDT from the coding sequence ATGAGCGTTGACAGCAAAGACTTCCAGGACGAACTGCAAAAAGCGATTGACTACGCCCACCAGATCACCGCGGAGAAGGGCGAAACCTCCCCCGAAGCGGCCGCCGCCTGGGACGTGGTCGAAGAGATGCGGGCCGAAGTGTCGCACCAGCACCAAAAGCCCAAGAAAACTGGCTTTGATCAGTATCTAGAAGAAAATCCCGAAGCCCCCGAAGGCCTCATGTACGACACCTAA
- the recG gene encoding ATP-dependent DNA helicase RecG, with protein MTEPQSSPVDWVRLQRALSVEAETGFNNLVGKQQTFSEFLRDSLQQPPTVLPGDQRQSWQILAQKYEGYGDLSFAQRQHLVAETRRFLHGTQRLLEKFAETKALRTRESSSPDPEKAAPAKATRSSKAPKTTPPVETAGSGGGRFGLDQPVTYLKGIGPKNSDRLAKLGLLTVEDVLYYYPRDHINYAQQVKIRDLEPGETVTIVGTVKRVNCFTSPRNKKLTIFELQLSDGSGTLKLNRFYPGNRYATPSWQQQQKRQYPQGAIVAGSGLVKAGKFGLTLEDPHLEVLDSLGDRIESLTIGRMVPVYSLTEGVPADLVRKAVAASLPAVPELQDPLPVDVRQRYELIGLGNAIAQIHFPDDEDHLAQARRRLIFDEFLYLQLGLLRRRQQQQAQQTAITLAPTGELIDRFYGIIPFDLTGAQRRVVNDILSDLQKPVPMNRLVQGDVGSGKTVVAVVAILAAIQSGYQAALMAPTEVLAEQHYRKLVEWFNQLYLPVELLTGSTRAAKRRQMLGELATAELKVLVGTHALIEDPVQFRDLGLVVIDEQHRFGVQQRARLMQKGANPHVLTLTATPIPRTLSLTMHGDLDVSQIDELPPGRKAIQTTLLTSKERPHAYDLIRREIAQGRQVYVVLPLVEESEKLDLKSAVEEHQRLAEVIFPEFTVGLLHGRMSSAEKDAAITAFRQQEAHILVSTTVVEVGVDVPNASVMLIEHAERFGLSQLHQLRGRVGRGAAQSFCLLLSGSRSETALQRLKVLEQSQDGFFIAEMDLRFRGPGEVLGTRQSGLPDFALASLIDDQDVLMVARQAAEALLKEDPELTRWPRLARELQRRYEKLMGGAIMT; from the coding sequence ATGACAGAGCCACAGTCCTCTCCGGTTGACTGGGTGCGGCTTCAGCGGGCGCTCTCGGTGGAGGCCGAAACGGGTTTTAACAACCTGGTGGGCAAGCAACAGACCTTTAGCGAGTTTTTGCGCGATAGTCTGCAGCAGCCCCCGACGGTGCTCCCAGGCGACCAGCGGCAGTCGTGGCAAATCCTGGCCCAGAAGTATGAGGGCTATGGTGATCTCAGCTTTGCCCAGCGGCAGCACCTGGTGGCCGAAACCCGCCGCTTTTTGCACGGGACCCAGCGACTGCTGGAAAAATTTGCCGAGACCAAAGCCCTCCGCACCCGCGAGAGCAGCTCCCCCGACCCAGAAAAAGCGGCCCCCGCCAAAGCTACCCGGTCGTCTAAGGCCCCCAAAACGACCCCCCCGGTCGAGACCGCTGGCTCTGGTGGGGGCCGCTTTGGGCTGGATCAGCCGGTCACCTACCTGAAGGGGATTGGGCCCAAAAACAGCGATCGCCTCGCCAAGCTGGGCCTGCTCACCGTGGAGGATGTGCTCTACTACTACCCCCGCGACCACATTAACTACGCCCAGCAGGTCAAAATTCGCGACCTGGAGCCGGGGGAAACCGTCACCATTGTCGGCACCGTCAAGCGGGTCAACTGTTTTACCAGCCCTCGCAACAAAAAACTCACCATCTTTGAGCTGCAGCTCTCCGACGGCAGCGGCACCCTGAAGCTCAACCGCTTCTACCCCGGCAACCGCTACGCCACCCCCAGCTGGCAGCAGCAGCAAAAGCGCCAGTACCCCCAGGGGGCGATTGTGGCCGGCTCGGGTCTGGTCAAGGCCGGTAAGTTTGGCCTCACCCTGGAGGATCCTCACCTGGAGGTGCTGGATAGTCTGGGCGATCGCATTGAGTCCCTCACCATTGGCCGTATGGTGCCAGTGTACTCGCTCACCGAAGGGGTGCCCGCGGATCTCGTTCGCAAGGCGGTGGCGGCCTCCCTACCGGCGGTGCCGGAACTTCAGGACCCCCTGCCGGTGGATGTGCGTCAGCGCTACGAGCTAATTGGGTTGGGGAATGCGATCGCCCAGATTCACTTTCCCGACGACGAAGACCACCTGGCCCAGGCCCGCCGCCGCCTGATCTTCGACGAATTTCTCTACCTCCAGCTGGGTCTGCTGCGCCGCCGCCAGCAGCAGCAGGCCCAGCAGACCGCCATCACCCTGGCCCCCACCGGAGAGCTGATCGATCGCTTTTACGGCATTATTCCCTTCGACCTGACGGGGGCTCAGCGGCGGGTGGTCAACGATATTCTCTCCGACCTGCAAAAGCCCGTGCCCATGAACCGCCTGGTGCAGGGGGACGTGGGGTCGGGCAAAACCGTGGTCGCCGTGGTGGCGATCCTGGCCGCCATTCAGTCGGGCTACCAGGCCGCCCTGATGGCTCCCACCGAGGTGCTGGCCGAGCAGCACTACCGCAAGCTGGTGGAGTGGTTTAACCAGCTATACCTGCCGGTGGAACTGCTCACCGGCTCCACCCGCGCCGCCAAGCGCCGCCAGATGCTGGGCGAGCTGGCCACCGCCGAACTCAAAGTGCTGGTCGGCACCCACGCCCTGATCGAAGACCCGGTCCAGTTTCGCGACCTGGGCCTGGTGGTGATCGACGAGCAGCATCGCTTCGGCGTGCAGCAGCGGGCGCGGCTGATGCAGAAGGGGGCCAACCCCCATGTTCTCACCCTCACCGCTACCCCCATTCCCCGCACCCTGTCGCTGACCATGCACGGCGATCTCGACGTCAGCCAGATCGACGAGCTGCCGCCCGGACGTAAGGCCATTCAGACCACGCTACTGACCAGCAAAGAGCGCCCCCACGCCTACGACCTGATCCGGCGCGAGATCGCCCAGGGTCGCCAGGTCTACGTGGTGCTGCCCCTGGTGGAAGAGTCCGAAAAGCTGGACCTCAAATCTGCCGTTGAGGAGCATCAGCGGCTGGCGGAGGTGATCTTTCCTGAGTTCACCGTAGGCTTGCTCCACGGTCGCATGTCTTCGGCAGAGAAGGATGCGGCGATCACCGCTTTTCGCCAGCAGGAGGCGCACATTCTGGTTTCGACAACGGTGGTGGAAGTGGGGGTCGATGTGCCCAATGCTTCGGTCATGCTGATCGAGCACGCCGAGCGGTTTGGCCTCTCCCAGTTGCACCAGCTCCGGGGCCGGGTGGGGCGCGGGGCGGCCCAATCCTTCTGCCTGCTGCTCAGCGGCAGCCGCAGCGAAACCGCCTTGCAGCGGCTCAAGGTGCTGGAGCAGTCCCAGGATGGCTTTTTTATCGCCGAAATGGATCTGCGGTTTCGCGGCCCTGGGGAGGTGCTGGGCACCCGCCAGTCGGGTCTGCCGGACTTTGCCCTAGCCAGCCTGATCGATGACCAGGACGTGCTGATGGTGGCCCGCCAAGCTGCCGAAGCGTTGCTGAAGGAAGACCCGGAGCTGACCCGCTGGCCCCGGCTGGCCCGGGAACTTCAGCGCCGCTACGAAAAGCTGATGGGCGGGGCGATTATGACCTAG
- a CDS encoding RNA recognition motif domain-containing protein: MSLYVGNLSYDVTREDLERVFAEYGDVKRVSLPTDRETGRPRGFAFVDMAAEAQEDTIIESLDGAEWMGREMRVNKARPRDDARSGGGTGGGNNGNYRRTGF, encoded by the coding sequence ATGTCACTCTATGTTGGTAACTTGTCCTACGACGTCACCCGTGAAGACCTGGAGCGGGTGTTTGCAGAATACGGCGACGTGAAGCGCGTCAGCCTGCCCACCGATCGCGAAACCGGTCGTCCCCGGGGGTTTGCTTTTGTGGATATGGCCGCTGAGGCCCAGGAAGACACCATCATCGAGTCCCTGGATGGGGCCGAATGGATGGGTCGCGAAATGCGAGTCAACAAGGCTCGCCCCCGCGACGACGCCCGCAGCGGCGGCGGCACTGGCGGCGGCAACAACGGCAACTACCGCCGCACCGGCTTCTAA
- a CDS encoding DUF29 domain-containing protein, translating to MLPSLSSYLMRLCEHFFKLCYWEADRDRRFRGWDLEISNFRVRINLILRNSPSLKRYLEENFLADYASARRIFLKASHFRKETIPEQPWFTLEQVLDPDWLPWQPDSDNLDN from the coding sequence ATGCTCCCATCGCTGAGCAGTTATCTCATGCGGCTCTGCGAACACTTTTTCAAGCTGTGTTACTGGGAGGCCGATCGCGATCGCCGCTTTCGCGGCTGGGATTTGGAAATTTCCAACTTCCGCGTCAGAATAAACCTCATTCTGAGAAATAGCCCAAGCTTGAAAAGATATCTGGAAGAGAACTTTCTAGCGGATTACGCCAGTGCCCGTAGAATTTTTCTTAAGGCTAGCCATTTCAGAAAAGAAACAATCCCTGAACAGCCCTGGTTCACCCTAGAGCAGGTGCTAGACCCCGACTGGTTGCCCTGGCAGCCTGACTCAGACAACCTTGACAATTAG
- a CDS encoding DUF29 family protein, with translation MSADANVKPTSLYGQDYHLWLDDTATHLKSRNFDALDLENLIEESESLGGSDKRSLRGACQVCKVG, from the coding sequence ATGAGCGCAGATGCCAACGTCAAGCCGACGTCTCTGTACGGCCAGGATTACCACCTTTGGTTGGATGATACAGCCACCCATCTAAAGTCCCGTAACTTTGATGCGCTTGATTTAGAGAATCTGATTGAGGAAAGTGAGAGCTTGGGCGGAAGTGATAAGCGATCGCTGAGGGGAGCATGTCAGGTTTGCAAGGTCGGCTGA
- the tsf gene encoding translation elongation factor Ts, producing MAEISAKLVKDLRDKTGAGMMDCKKALKENDGDIEKAIEWLRQKGIASASKKEGRVAAEGLVDSYIHTGGRVGVLVEINCETDFVARRDEFKTLVRDVAMQIAACPNVEYVRVSDIPADVAEKEKAIEMGRDDIANKPAAMQEKIVEGRIQKRLKELSLMDQPFIKDQNISVEELIKQAISKLGENIQVRRFSRFVLGEGIEKEETNFADEVAAQTGMKKEAAPEPAPAPAAAAEPAKESAKKKKKK from the coding sequence ATGGCAGAAATTTCTGCAAAGCTCGTTAAAGACCTGCGCGACAAGACCGGCGCAGGCATGATGGACTGTAAAAAGGCCCTCAAAGAGAACGACGGCGACATTGAAAAAGCCATTGAGTGGCTCCGCCAAAAAGGCATTGCCTCCGCCTCCAAAAAAGAGGGCCGGGTGGCCGCGGAGGGGCTGGTAGATAGCTACATTCACACCGGCGGACGGGTTGGTGTGCTGGTGGAGATTAACTGCGAAACCGACTTTGTGGCCCGCCGCGACGAATTTAAGACCCTGGTGCGCGATGTGGCCATGCAGATTGCTGCCTGCCCCAACGTGGAGTATGTGCGGGTCAGCGACATCCCCGCCGACGTGGCTGAGAAAGAGAAAGCGATTGAGATGGGCCGCGACGACATCGCCAACAAGCCCGCCGCTATGCAGGAAAAGATCGTCGAAGGGCGGATTCAGAAGCGGCTGAAGGAGCTTTCCCTGATGGATCAGCCCTTCATCAAAGACCAGAACATTTCGGTGGAAGAGCTGATCAAGCAGGCGATTTCGAAGCTGGGTGAAAACATTCAGGTGCGCCGCTTCTCGCGCTTTGTGCTGGGTGAGGGCATCGAGAAGGAAGAGACCAACTTTGCCGATGAAGTGGCGGCCCAGACCGGCATGAAGAAGGAAGCTGCACCGGAGCCTGCCCCTGCGCCAGCCGCGGCGGCGGAACCGGCTAAGGAGTCTGCGAAAAAGAAGAAGAAAAAGTAG
- a CDS encoding ribonuclease D, giving the protein MADGFEICDRDLTPNLLDRYKQASAIACDTETMGLLPWRDRLCLVQLSDPEGYVAVVRIELGQREAPLLKELLEAPGILKLFHFARFDLATLQHNLGITTAPVFCSKIASKLARTYSPRHGLKELVKELEGIELDKTAQSSDWGNAMQLSEEQLRYAANDVRYLHSIQQTLTSMLKREGRWELAQDCFRCLPTFVALDLLQYQGVFEH; this is encoded by the coding sequence ATGGCCGACGGTTTTGAAATTTGCGATCGCGACCTCACCCCCAACCTGCTGGACCGCTACAAGCAGGCCAGCGCGATCGCCTGCGACACCGAGACCATGGGCCTCTTGCCCTGGCGCGATCGCCTCTGCCTGGTGCAGCTCTCCGACCCTGAGGGCTACGTGGCGGTGGTCCGCATCGAGCTGGGGCAGCGGGAAGCGCCCCTGCTGAAAGAACTCCTGGAGGCCCCCGGCATTCTCAAGCTGTTCCACTTTGCCCGCTTTGATCTAGCCACCCTACAGCACAACCTGGGCATTACCACCGCCCCAGTGTTTTGCAGCAAAATTGCCAGCAAACTGGCTCGCACCTACAGCCCCCGCCACGGCCTAAAGGAACTGGTCAAGGAGCTGGAGGGCATTGAACTCGACAAGACGGCCCAGAGTTCCGACTGGGGCAACGCCATGCAGCTCTCTGAGGAACAGCTCCGCTACGCCGCCAACGATGTCCGCTACCTGCACAGCATCCAGCAGACCTTGACCAGTATGCTGAAGCGTGAGGGTCGCTGGGAGCTGGCCCAGGACTGTTTTCGCTGTTTGCCCACCTTCGTTGCCCTCGATCTGCTCCAGTATCAGGGGGTGTTCGAGCATTGA
- a CDS encoding sulfite exporter TauE/SafE family protein produces the protein MSDILILSLVGIAAGILGGILGIGGGTIMVPVMVALGLPGVEAVGTSTLAILVISLVGSLQNWRMGFLKLKNLLLLGLPAVLTAFVGTRLATAFPEYVLLAVFGLFLLLNIYLVNLKKQIVARAKQREVLAQQGLGQDTPPAKEIDPVLARTGIGGVAGFLAGLFGVGGGVVMVPLQILLLHEDIKTAIQTSLGAIVITGLSAFTWHSLAGNVQTLTGVILGLGGVVGVQLGTRALPRLPDRIVTFLFCLLLALLSVYFFYKAWGSYLGTAP, from the coding sequence ATGAGCGACATTCTCATCCTCTCCCTCGTCGGCATAGCGGCAGGCATCCTGGGCGGCATTCTCGGTATTGGCGGCGGTACGATCATGGTGCCGGTGATGGTAGCCCTGGGGTTGCCGGGGGTGGAGGCGGTGGGCACCAGTACCCTGGCCATTCTGGTGATTTCTCTAGTGGGCAGCCTGCAAAATTGGCGCATGGGCTTCCTCAAGCTGAAAAACCTGCTGCTGTTGGGGCTGCCAGCGGTACTGACGGCCTTTGTGGGCACGCGGTTGGCAACGGCGTTTCCAGAGTACGTGTTGCTGGCGGTGTTTGGCCTGTTTTTGCTGCTGAATATCTACCTGGTCAACCTGAAGAAGCAGATCGTAGCCCGGGCCAAGCAGCGGGAAGTCTTGGCCCAGCAAGGGTTGGGCCAAGACACGCCTCCCGCCAAGGAGATTGACCCGGTGCTGGCCCGCACGGGTATCGGCGGGGTAGCGGGATTTTTGGCGGGGTTATTTGGGGTAGGCGGCGGCGTGGTGATGGTGCCGCTGCAAATTTTGCTGCTGCACGAAGATATTAAAACGGCGATCCAGACCAGCCTGGGGGCGATCGTGATTACGGGGCTGTCGGCCTTTACCTGGCACAGCCTGGCGGGCAATGTGCAGACGTTGACGGGGGTGATTCTGGGCCTGGGGGGTGTGGTAGGCGTGCAGCTCGGCACCCGCGCCCTGCCGCGCCTGCCCGATCGCATCGTCACCTTTCTGTTTTGCCTGCTGCTGGCGCTGCTGTCGGTCTATTTCTTTTACAAAGCCTGGGGCAGCTACCTGGGCACGGCTCCGTAG
- the rpsB gene encoding 30S ribosomal protein S2, with the protein MPVITLPELLESGVHFGHQTRRWNPKMDQYIFTARNGVHIIDLVQTAKLMEEAYAFVRSAAEQGQKFLFIGTKRQAAGIVAQESSRCGSHYVNQRWLGGMLTNWETIKSRANRLKELERMEETGAIDLRPKKEAAVLRRELEKLQKYLGGIKTMRKVPDVAIIVDIKREYNAVSECHKLGIPIISLLDTNCDPDLVDVPIPGNDDAIRSIKLILGKLADAIYEGSHGAKASGDDDDYDYDGAEDDEYGYDAPAADGDDE; encoded by the coding sequence ATGCCCGTTATTACTCTACCCGAGCTACTCGAGTCCGGGGTTCACTTTGGCCACCAGACTCGCCGCTGGAACCCAAAGATGGACCAGTACATCTTCACCGCCCGCAACGGGGTCCACATCATTGATCTGGTGCAGACCGCCAAACTGATGGAGGAGGCCTACGCCTTTGTCCGCAGCGCCGCCGAGCAGGGCCAGAAGTTTTTGTTTATTGGTACCAAGCGCCAGGCAGCGGGCATTGTGGCCCAGGAGTCTAGCCGCTGCGGTTCCCACTACGTCAACCAGCGCTGGCTGGGCGGCATGCTCACCAACTGGGAGACGATCAAGTCCCGCGCCAACCGCCTCAAAGAGCTGGAGCGGATGGAAGAAACTGGAGCCATCGACCTGCGCCCTAAAAAAGAAGCCGCCGTGCTGCGCCGCGAACTGGAGAAGCTCCAGAAGTACCTGGGCGGAATCAAAACCATGCGCAAGGTGCCCGATGTCGCCATCATTGTCGACATCAAGCGGGAGTATAACGCCGTGTCCGAGTGCCACAAGCTCGGCATTCCCATCATTTCGCTGTTGGACACCAACTGTGACCCCGATCTGGTGGATGTGCCCATCCCCGGCAACGACGACGCCATTCGCTCGATCAAGCTGATTCTCGGCAAGCTGGCCGACGCCATTTACGAGGGGTCCCACGGGGCCAAGGCCAGCGGCGATGATGATGACTACGATTACGACGGGGCCGAGGACGACGAGTACGGCTATGATGCTCCCGCCGCCGACGGCGACGACGAGTAA
- a CDS encoding NADP-dependent isocitrate dehydrogenase, with amino-acid sequence MYERITPPTVGERITFKDGEPVVPDTPIIPYIRGDGTGVDIWPAAQRVFDAAVAAAYGGQREIVWFKVYAGDEACEQYGTYQYLPEDTLKAIQEFGVAIKGPLTTPVGGGIRSLNVALRQINDLYACVRPCKYYAGTPSPHRSPEKLDVIIYRENTEDIYLGIEWKQGDPTCDQLIKILNTELIPGTPEHGKKQIPLDSGIGIKPISKTGSQRLVRRAMKHALRLPKDKQQVTLVHKGNIMKYTEGAFRDWGYELATSEFRDECVTERESWVLGNKEANPDISTEDNARQIEPGYDALTAEKKAAICAEVEGILATIWDSHGNGQWKDKVMVNDRIADSIFQQIQTRPDEYSILATMNLNGDYLSDAAAAIVGGLGMGPGANIGDTCAIFEATHGTAPKHAGLDRINPGSVILSGVMMLEYMGWQEAADLIKKGMGAAIASREVTYDLARMMEPPVNPPLKCSEFAEAIIRHFDD; translated from the coding sequence ATGTACGAACGGATCACTCCCCCGACGGTAGGCGAACGGATCACCTTCAAAGATGGCGAACCTGTCGTACCCGATACGCCTATCATTCCCTACATCCGTGGCGATGGAACGGGGGTAGATATTTGGCCGGCAGCTCAGCGGGTGTTCGATGCGGCGGTGGCGGCGGCCTACGGGGGCCAGCGCGAGATCGTCTGGTTTAAGGTCTACGCCGGCGACGAAGCCTGCGAGCAGTACGGCACCTACCAGTACCTGCCCGAGGACACCCTCAAGGCGATTCAGGAATTTGGCGTCGCCATCAAAGGCCCACTGACAACGCCCGTGGGCGGCGGCATTCGCTCGCTGAACGTGGCTCTCAGGCAGATCAACGACCTCTACGCCTGCGTGCGCCCCTGCAAGTACTACGCCGGTACCCCCTCGCCCCACCGCAGCCCCGAAAAGCTCGACGTCATTATTTATAGAGAAAATACCGAAGACATCTACCTGGGCATTGAGTGGAAGCAGGGCGACCCCACCTGCGACCAGCTGATCAAAATTCTCAATACCGAGCTGATCCCCGGTACCCCGGAGCACGGCAAAAAGCAGATTCCCCTGGATTCGGGCATCGGCATCAAGCCGATCAGCAAGACCGGCAGCCAGCGGCTGGTGCGCCGAGCCATGAAGCACGCCCTGCGCCTGCCCAAGGACAAGCAGCAGGTCACCCTGGTGCACAAGGGCAACATCATGAAGTACACCGAGGGGGCCTTCCGCGACTGGGGTTACGAGCTGGCCACCAGCGAGTTCCGCGACGAGTGCGTTACCGAGCGCGAGTCCTGGGTGCTGGGGAATAAGGAGGCCAACCCCGATATCTCTACCGAAGACAACGCCCGCCAGATCGAGCCCGGCTACGACGCCCTGACGGCAGAAAAAAAAGCGGCCATCTGCGCCGAAGTGGAGGGCATTCTGGCCACCATCTGGGACAGCCACGGCAACGGCCAGTGGAAGGACAAGGTGATGGTCAACGATCGCATCGCCGACAGCATCTTCCAGCAGATTCAGACCCGGCCCGACGAGTACTCGATTCTGGCCACCATGAACCTGAACGGGGATTACCTGTCCGATGCGGCGGCGGCGATCGTCGGCGGCCTGGGCATGGGCCCCGGAGCCAACATCGGCGACACCTGCGCCATTTTTGAGGCCACCCACGGCACCGCCCCCAAGCACGCCGGGCTAGACCGCATTAACCCCGGCTCGGTGATTCTCTCTGGGGTGATGATGCTGGAGTATATGGGCTGGCAAGAGGCGGCGGATCTGATCAAAAAGGGCATGGGGGCGGCGATCGCCTCCCGCGAAGTTACCTATGACCTGGCCCGGATGATGGAGCCGCCGGTCAACCCGCCCCTGAAGTGCTCGGAGTTTGCCGAGGCGATCATCCGTCACTTCGACGATTAG